CAACAAGGCTTGAGTTTGTGTAACCTGAAAATCAAATACCCGGTGTGCTCAATTGGCAGTCCGGCCCTGCTGTCAGTCACGCATCGAATAATCCATTCGTGTAAAATGATCCAGACTTGAGATTAGAATTTAAATTCGTCTTTAGTAGTCACTCATAAAGTCATTCAACAAGTAGtgcagtggtgtcaaactctggTTCGCGTGCCAAATTTGGCCCACcgtgtaattatatttggcccgcaaagacaaattctgcatagcctttgtgtcaatactaaatttgcaaaatgtcttcacttttaaaaatagagaCGCTTCTAGCCATTTTTGTTACATTCATCTATTTTAAAATTTAAACCATTCTTACTAGTCTCTTATTTCAAAACTAGTcatttatcagtttgttgtgttgcctatactgtatataatatgagacattcatccatttatttgggttggcatCATTGATGACTGACGATGCAGCCCACGGcacaaataagtttgacacccctggtgtagtGTGTATTAAACACATACATCCCAGACTTAACCAAGCGGAACCTCGCAAGGCTTTCACGATTTTGGCTTGTGGAGGCAGCCCAGCTAGGTGCTAACTTGTCATCACAAGTGGGTACACAGCAACATGTATTTGATAATGCGATGCAGTCAGACCACACTGTGACATTTTTGTACCTGCAGCTTGTCTGGAAATACGCGTTGCATCATAAACGCTCATACACAAATAGTTTCCATATCTCCACACTTCTCATATAAGCCAGTTACTTTTTGAGTGGActtgtcattttatttgttaaatACAAAACCTAAACGGTACTTTCATGCTTATTTAGTCACTTTGGtggattttcaaaataaaacacaaatgcaaaaaaaatcaagacaaatgatggtgaaaaaaataaagtgtCCAGCTGGAATTTGCTGGAAAACATTTCATTGATCACAATTTTTCTTCACCAAAGTGATGGAAAGGTTTAATTTGGACAAATATGAAGTCCACTTATGATCTCAAACGAACACCCAATGCTGATGAGCAACATCaggaaaataaacatattaaGTTTGCCAATAAGCACTCCCGCCACCCTCGTAATGATAAGCGACCCaggagatgaataaataaataaaccattGGTTTAGTAATGAGCATGTGGGTGTCGTTCAATCAGATGCTTAACTGTcagaaaataatgcaaacataCAGGAACGTTTTGGTGGACGCATTTCCGTCGGGTTGGGTCGATGCCTGAAACGACCAATGAGATGTCTTTGAAATTGTCCCCTCCCCTTTGGTGTGAATCGATTCAAGTCAATAAACATTTGATGCTGTGTGCAGGGACTGCCACTCACTTGCTGAAACGACATCAAAATGCAGACGGCGCTTCATCTGCTGATTCTGCTGATCCCATACGGAGGCAAGTCCAAGCTCAAGGACAATGGGGATAGTCATGTTCATCGCTCTTGTTAACATCTTTGTTTTTGGTTTACTTTTGTTCAGGATGCACAAGTGGTCCTACCTTCACGACAGAGATGACAGCGGTTGGACAAAATGCCTCTCTGGAATGTCTCAGAGATGACACCACTGTGCGGGAAGTTCTTTTTTGGATTCGACTTGTTTCTGGAACTTTTCCTGAATTTTTAGGTCACATCACACCCGGTGATTTCACAAGACAGGAGTCGTCAAAGAGTGGACGTCGTGTCACAGTCAAGCAAGAGCCAGGGAAGTTTGTTCTGCAAATTAGTCAGGTGCAAAAAAGTGACACAGCGCTCTACTACTGTTTCAAATGGACATCGTGGATCCATGATGTGATCTTTTTGAAAGGAATATTTCTGCAGGTCAAAGGTAATtttgacaaattgacaataTGTCATTGGGCTTTGAAAAATTTCCAGACACTATATTTAAAGGTGAGTTCTGTTTTTCAGATTTTCCAGAAGCAAAAACCTCTGTCTTTGATGTCACTCATGACTTGCTGTCTGACGAGATCCATCCGGGACCATCTATGACCTCGCGCTGCTCGGTCGTCTCTCGCTCTGGGAGTAAAACGTGCGCAGATGGGCACAACGTTTATTGGCTCAGAGCTGGACCAGAAGATTCAAATCCCCACTTCATTTACGCTCATGACGAATGTGAAAAGGTTGCAAATGGCTCCATACAGAAATGCGTTCAAGCTTTCCCAAACAACGTCAGCGCTGGAACGTACTCTTGTGCTGTGGCCACATGTGGCCACGTTTTTATGGCAAAAGCAACAAAAGCCATCATTAAAGGTATGTCATCTTAATTAGTGCCAAGTGTGaagtttcaaaactgaaaattgctTGAATTGTAATTTTTGCTGGGGTTTTTTGTATTCCTCATGATCCAGATAGCAGCAAAAGTGATATACCAAGGTCTGTCATCTTTGTCTTGGGTTCTGCTGTGGCCTTAAGCTGGATCATATCAACCTTCCTCATATGCAAGATCAAGACAGAAGGCTGTTTTTACTGCAAAGGTAAGAGAACGTGCACAGGAAGTCTCCAAATGCAAAAGCTGTTTGGCATCATTTTGACTCAAAGTGTCAAACTCGGGCCCTCGAAGGCTACTGTCCTACATGTTAAAGCGGTTCCCCTCATCACCTGTGACTTGGAAAAAAATTGAGCCATGCCTAaacatatagtatatgtatatatctatatatatctagatcgagatgtttttttatgagaatcactgatagcagttttttagggatgttttttttttttaatgctgttaataaatgcatttgttttcaaaaaactttttttgaatatccatgctttactacctactaaaggccaaaaccttttatgcaatgacctttacaggtcgtttatattacttcacacaaacactacatccatctgctcctggttcggccccccggtcaaaatttagaacccaatgcggcccgcaagtcaaaaagtttgcccacccctgcgctAGATGCAGCACACACCAAGGCTTCGCTCATGACTTGCACCGTACGTGCTAAAAGCTAGCTCACTAGCTAAATGCGAATTAGCAACAATACTGCTGACAAAAATATGTTTCTATTGTCACTACTTGATGCTGAAAAGTTCTTAGTTGAATCTTGCACTGAAAAATATAATGCAACGTGAATAAAATTCCTGGGAAAAAATACTATTATTGTATTCATATtttatgaaaaaataatttttcatcAGCGCGTTTGGAAAACAACAGGACATTTAATCATCCATGTATGTCATCATTGGGGGGATATTTCATTTTGTACAAATGTAAAATctataatatttttattatttgcatATATTAATCATCCAAGGATCCTATACAAATTGTACACAAATGCATTTTCTATGAatataaaaaacatttattatttGCACATATTTATTAAGCATCCCAGGATCCTACCAAAGGTGCTGCAGAAATTCAAAGCAACTGTATGTAAAAGCACAACAAATATCAATATCTGTCTCATTGTCAAAATTGGATCCATATGAAATCACAATTTTCTTTACATCCATTTTAGCTGACCCTGAGCAAGAGGCGGGATACTCCCCTAACTGTCCTCCAGACAAACATAGCGCGCACACAGACAAACAGCCATTCGTCCTCCCATTCACAGTGAGTCAttttagaagaagaaaaattgaTGTGGAACCTGAACTGTATTTTGCGTTCGGACTAAAATGCATTGCTGCTGTAAGCAGTTGTGGATCATTGAAAAACTGGAAGCTTCTTTTACCTTCCTACCTGTAACTGTCTTCGATGTTCAGAAGGAACGATgtacaagttcaagttcaagtttactttattgtcaaaaatcctatgtaacagggttaccacagaagtttgaaattgcgtttgaccagtctccaatgtgcagtttaactaaaaacatttaaataagacattgacataaatctttttctttcacacacacacatacgcacaacacacacaacacacacacacacacagctaacttactcatactgaatttacaattctttctctgacatattcattcacaacataaacacagacaatgcacacttacacattgcagtcattcaaacactaacatgctgataaaacatgtgcaatactatacaataaaatactctctctcacattcacacacacgcacacacacacacacggtgtgtaataagagtattgacataatacagacataacacacccccccccccccccccacacacacacacatacatacacagcagcagaagtacaatcagtggtcatagaagtaaagtgaaaaagtgtaaatctgtatataaggtgcaagagtaaagtgccaagtggcatggtgactttggaatgttcaagtggttttcctcagtgtgttcatgagtctgatggcttgaggaaagaagctgttactcagtctgcttgtgcgggaccgcaggttgcggtaccgcttccctgatggtagaagggagaacagtctgtgtgcaggatgagtagtgtctttgatgatgttcattgttGTTCAAATACTGTGACATAAACTTCTGACTTTCACATTGTGTCTTTGGCCTGCGGTAGGCCTTTGACCAACAACTCAGAGCAGTGTTCAACGGAACTGTTGACAGGAAATAAGAGGCAATCAGTCAGGAAATGCGTGTTGCATCACATACTCCAGCTAATGTTATCCATCTGCCACTGAGAAACAAAAGAAGCAACCAAGCTGAGGACCTTCATCGTGCAACTAGATAATGACCtaaaacaaagtgacaaaggAGGATGATTTTGTAGAAAATTTAGACTGGCCAAGACCATCAGCTGACATGGCCGCCATCCTCTTCAATCCAAAGCACAAACGAGTTCAGGAcagataccgtaatttccggactataagccgcgactttttcacaaaattttgaaccctgcggcttatagtcaggtgcggcttatataatgttttttttcgtgatttttgtgatgacttgatcacttttatacactcgtaaaaaggctgtggaccactgttgtgcggtatcttgaagaaaaaacaacaacaaaaatactattttgaaacactactatggctgctgcttattctggctgtgttgcttgtgactgtaggaatgcacgctaggtgacctgcgtcaaagggctctataccctttctcttactctgccatgtgactcagagattacacaaaacaGTGCACACTtctgtgttgctgcggtactactgttgcgtcgcaggcaatgtttagaaagacatgttaaattaTGTTattaaactttaaaaaggctttctgtgtactgtctttctttgtaaaaaaaaactcgtgtacgtgcggcttatagtccggtgcggcttatgtaagaaaaaaaaactaaaatatcccagaattttagctggtgcggcttatagtccggtgcggcttatagtccggaaattacggtaattgtaATAAACACTGATGCATGCGTGTTTATGGCGTTGTGAAGGTTTGCTTCATCAACAGAGTTTGTGCAAAGCGAAATACTTCATCACACGCAAATCAGCTTCTTTGTACCAAGTTTTAAAAGCTTACCGATAACAAAGACTATGTGACGGACTATGACAAAGGCACAATACAAAAAATGTGTCatctgaagaaaaagaaatgaaaatattttgcgTTTGCTATAGCGTTCATTGATGACTGACGATGCAGCCCACGGcacaaataagtttgacacccctggtgtagtGTGTATTAAACACATACATCCCAGACTTAACCAAGCGGAACCTCGCAAGGCTTTCACGCTTTTGGCTTGTGGAGGCAGCCCAGCTAGGTGCTAACTTGTCATCACAAGTGGGTACACAGCAACATGTATTTGATAATGCGATGCAGTCAGACCACACTGTGACATTTTTGTACCTGCAGCTTGTCTGGAAATACGCGTTGCATCATAAACGCTCATACACAAATAGTTTCCATATCTCCACACTTCTCATATAAGCCAGTTACTTTTTGAGTGGActtgtcattttatttgttaaatACAAAACCTAAACGGTACTTTCATGCTTATTTAGTCACTTTGGtggattttcaaaataaaacacaaatggaaaaaaatcaagacaaatgatggtgaaaaaaataaagggTCCAGCTGGAATTTGCTGGAAAACATTTCATTGATCACAATTTTTCTTCACCAAAGTGATGGAAAGGTTTAATTTGGACAAATATGAAGTCTACTTATGATCTCAAACGAACACCCAATGCTGATGAGCAACATCaggaaaataaacatattaaGTTTGCCAATAAGCACTCCCGCCACCCTCGTAATGATAAGCGACCCaggagatgaataaataaataaaccattGGTTTAGTAATGAGCATGTGGGTGTCGTTCAATCAGATGCTTAACTGTcagaaaataatgcaaacataCAGGAACGTTTTGGTGGACGCATTTCCGTCGGGTTGGGTCGATGCCTGAAACGACCAATGAGATGTCTTTGAAATTGTCCCCTCCCCTTTGGTGTGAATCGATTCAAGTCAATAAACATTTGATGCTGTGTGCAGGGACTGCCACTCACTTGCTGAAACGACATCAAAATGCAGACGGCGCTTCACCTGCTGATTCTGCTGATCCCATACGGAGGCAAGTCCAAGCTCAAGGACAATGGGGATAGTCATGTTCATCGCTCTTGTTAACATCTTTGTTTTTGGTTTACTTTTGTTCAGGATGCACAAGTGGTCCTACCTTCACGACAGAGATGACAGCGGTTGGACAAAATGCCTCTCTGGAATGTCTCAGAGATGACACCACTGTGCGGGAAGTTCTTTTTTGGATTCGACTTGTTTCTGGAACTTTACCTCAATTTTTAGGTCACAACGCACCCGGTGATTTCACAAGACAGGAGTCGTCAAAGAGTGGACGTCGTGTCACAGTCAAGCAAGAGCCAGGGAAGTTTGTTCTGCAAATTAGTCAGGTGCAAAAAAGTGACACAGCGCTCTACTACTGTTTCAAATGGACACCGTGGATCCATGATGTGATCTTTTTGAAAGGAATATTTCTGCAGGTCAAAGGTAATtttgacaaattgacaataTGTCATTGGGCTTTGAAAAATTTCCAGACACTATATTTAAAGGTGAGTTCTGTTTTTCAGATTTTCCAGAAGCAAAAACCTCTGTCTTTGCTGTCACTCATGACTTGCTGTCTGACGAGATCCATCCGGGACCATCTATGACCTCGCGCTGCTCGGTCGTCTCTCGCTCTGGGAGTAAAACGTGCGCAGATGGGCACAACGTTTATTGGCTCAGGGCTGGACCAGAAGATTCGAATCCCAACTTCATTTACGCTCATGACGAATGTAAGAAAGTTGCAAAGGGCTCCATGCAGGAATGCGTTCACAGTTTCCCAAACAACGTCAGCGCTGGAACGTACTCTTGTGCTGTGGCCACATGTGGCCACGTTTTTATGGCAAAAGCAACAAAAGTCATCATTAAAGGTATGTCATCTTAATTAGTGCCAAGTGTGaagtttcaaaactgaaaattgctTGAATTGTAATTTTTGCTGGGGTTTTTTTGGATTCCTCATGATCCAGATGGCAGCAAATGTGATATGCCAAGGTCTGTCATCtttgtcttgggttctgccgtgGCCTTAAGCTGGATCATATCAGCAATCCTCATATGGAAGCTCATGACAAAAGGCTGTTGTTACTGCAAAGGTAAGAGAATGTGCACATGTAATCTCCAAATGCAAAAGTTTTTTGCCACCATTTTTAGATCTAGACGTGTCTTgtatatgtacacacacatttaagtcTGCAGAGTATATTCCAAGTTATGTCATGGAACCCAAAAAACTCTGGTTTGTGAGTCCTATTTAAGAACCACTATTTGAAAGACTTTCTCTTTTCGATGTTCAGCTTGTCGGCAAACTCGTGAAGAAACATGCAGTGGAGCGCAGCAGGTCAGTCGAAAGTTTCTCCACGTTTGCTCCCTTTCCACCTTCTTCTTCTGACACGCCTGACTTGTTTTCTCAGAGAACCGAGGACACTTTGGTTTATTCCGCGCCGACCATCGTTGCCAGGAAAAGTGGCAAAGCCAGCCAAACGAAAGTGAGAAAAAATGAGGATTTTAGCACGTATACCGACGTCTGCCTTCGCGAAGCTTAATAAGACAGAAATGATACAATGCTCAAAAACGTTCGCATACCAgaccctttatttttttatcttatttttttccacagtcaGGAAAGAACCATTTTTGGTGTGTTTATGAACAAAAGTAACAACCATGTGATTGCTCTCAATTAGAAAATGTGTTTTAAGGCAAGGCAGCCTTATTTTGTAGCGCATTTCATGCACAAGGTAACTCAATGCACTTCGCGTccctaaaaatacatttaaagataatcaacccaaaaaaaagaattgaagGCATTTACAAACCAagacacaaaaaacacaaacaaaataattttaGACATTTAAAAGCAAAGAGTTGAAAATATTTACTAAAATTCAGTCAATGAGATCAGTTGGATCTAATGATAAGTAAACAATATAGTTTACAATTCCTCAGATCATAAATGCAATAGTTTTGGACAAGTTActatattaagaaaaaaaaatctgaatttttgTCAATCAATGACTGATGATAATGACCAGGTTTCATCACGAGCAGCAGTGAAGATAAAAGTCTCAATGAAAGCTTCAAAATGTGCTTTATGTGAAAATTatgacaacatttttttttcaacatgtttTGTCGCTTATCATTGCAAACAATACAATTTTTAATCTTGAAATAAATGAACGGTAAATAGTTCTGTTCTGATTTTAACAATGATGCTGTAGTGCTTGAAGGAATCATTTGGACTGGAAGTCGAAGTCTCATGAGGTCacgctttctttttttattcatttacaaGCGTCATCCACGACGAGCCTTCAACTTTCCATTTAGCATCTGTGGCAGGAAGTtcgaagtgtgtgtgcgtgcgtttctgtgtttgtttttttttatgctttccTGTGTTAATGTGTTTGTATTGGTTGTCTTCAGCTTAAGATATTACTTTTTTGTCCCAGTCCTAGCTTCCTCCCCCAAAAAATGCTTGTCATATGATCTGAAAACAACATTTTAGCGGGGGTCACAAAGGACCACACACTTCCAAAACAGATATGACAAACATTTTAAATATGGACAAATTACATCGCTGGGTGCAAAATAACATTGTCTGTTATTTCATTTTTCATAATGCATTCCTCTGCTCAATTTGaagcaaacaacaaaaatatattgaaaGTGGGGTCAAACTGGATCTGCGTTCTTCTGCTGAGATTTGAGCAGAGATTTGTTGCATTCATGAGAATgcacagaacaaaaacaaatgtgagcTGAATGAAGACAGTACATGTTTTGTTCCAAAGGTCAAGATTTAATTCACAATAAATGCATGGAAACTAGATTGTGACAACAGCGACCACAATCACGGAAGAGGCAAGCAGAGTCCCGAGCACGATGCCGACTGGTTTCAGATCTTGTTCTGAAATAGACAATCACACAAAACCACATGAGATGTGCCACCACTGCCTCTGAGTGAGCCAACATTTTAATTTCATGTaaactaaaacaaataaattaataatttattatatatattttgaagATTTCACCCGAAAGCTGAATAACCTAAAATTTGAGTGAGTAGCTCTTTTTAGGTCATTTCCAAGATGCTTGGGTTCTGTACTTgctgacattttgttttgagtgAACATGTATGACCCTAAGATGGTGTTGCAAAGTCAgaccgcaacaggaagtagcaaGGCCCAACCTGTTCTGTGAAACAAAAGAGAGGAACTTGTCCATCATATCAGTGTCTACTAAGACACCTATTTAGGTTGAGGTAGTGGGCAGGTGATTAAGAAGATAAAATTATTACTTTATTATCAAATCTCAGCTGCACACTATTTTTAGGTCTGGAACAAACTCTACTTTTGGGAGAACCACTTGTTGCCTAGATGTTCTTTAAGATGTTGGAGTCGGTGGCATTGCGTGCTAAtttccaatttaaaatacatacGTATCTCCACATGAGTTCCTTGGCCAAACAGGATCTGCCCACATGTTGCCACCGCGCAGTGGTACGTCCCACTATCGGACGAGTTCTGGATGAGTTTGAACAGATGGTAGACACAGCTCCCTTGTGCCTTTTCATCATCTGCCTCGGTGTAAATGATGTGCGAGGAGGAGTCTTGTGATCCGGATTTGAACCAGTACACGCTGCATTCACCCGGACACAGACTGTTGTTCTCCTTGCTCTCTGAGAGAATGGAACACTGGAGCGTCACCGACTGGCCCGCCTCGACGGACATGGCTTGCGGAATTTGCTTCACGTTGAAGGACTCGTGCATGGGACCTGCAACGTACGGGAAGTAGAAATTGTCCCAGTGTCACCCTTTGATGGGGAAGATGAAGCTCTTTTCACACTGCACTCAGTCGGTTTATATTTTTGGCTTTTGGCTGACCTTAAACAAACCCTGACCCAAAAATAAATCAACCTTTGCTCCCGACCTTCACATGAACTCCCAAACCTTCAATGAGCCACGTGCTcaagtgcagtgtgaaaagaGTGACCGAAGAAAAAGAGAATATTGTTTTCCAAAATGCTCCGACTCAGTCGATTGACGTGTGATGACGCCATCGGGGCTCGTACTTTTTCACCACCGGGAAATATGCGCAACATCAAATTCTTTACCTTTCACAAGCAAATGTGTACTGCCAATGAAGCGCATGCTGTACGAGGTCCCAGCTTGGCAAGTGTACGTGGCTTCGTCCTCTTTGTTGACATTGGCGATGTTTAAAAAGTAAACATCGCCCGTGTGCCAACTTGTGAATCTGCCGTTCTGAAAGTGACTTCGAAGGATTAGTTCTCCAAAGTAGCCCTCCACGATGGTTTCGATCACGTAACCGACTTTTATCTTGAACCAGTAAAATATGTCTCCCGTATTCTCGGTGCGTGAGCATGCAAAGGTCACGTTAAGACCAACTTCCACACTGACCAAAGACACTGGCTCCAGCGCTTGAATCAGAGCTGGGAAAGTAAAATGGAAACAATTATTCTTCAAATCTGATTTTGAGATTACATAAGTAAGGTTACCAATGCTGCACTCACATGGCGCGCTGAGAAGCACGAGTGCAGTTAGTCCGGCGGTCATTGTGAAAGCGAGGCCGACCCGAGTGTTGTCGATCCACACAGTCATGAAGACTGGTTGCAAACTTTCGTGACACTGAAATGCAGAAAATTGGCTTCCGCTGCATTTTTTCTACTAGTGACCCATTTTCACGGAGCGTCACATAACACCATCGATGGCCCTGAAAAAAAgaactcaacaaaaaaaatgtgatgattCCAGAGATTTTCATTGTTCAGACTCTTTATATTATGTGATGAATGGTCATAACATCAACACCTTAAGAGTTGAATGGGCTCGCTAAATTCACTTCACAATTTATTGTTAAGTTACggacttcttttttcttttttttttttttttaccaacacGGTGGTtgttgattgtttttgttttcattccttttaaaagaaaatatcttTAACAGGCTTTAAATTGGCCTCTATGACTATGAAGATAGAATTTCCATCTATCCCAGACACACACCTTTCAGGCACCCGAACCAaaaatcacacaacacacacacacacacctacttgTTTACTCACTTTCAAACAGTTGAGGCCTCCTGCCACAGTTGTCGCATGGAAAGTCAAAGCCTTCTTGTGGTTGACAAATCTTCAAGCCGAAGCAAGGCACAAAACTACGGCTTCACTTTGCCTTCACCCCGAGTGAAAGAAGCATTGTGAAATGATAACAACACTACATATGCATTTCAGGGCATATTTATTGGATGTGGTGGCGAGCGCCACATAAACATCACCCCGTACATgttggaaaaaataaacaatgaataatTCTCAGTGATGGGACACTAAAGCCTGTAAATACACATCTTTTGATCATCCTTATtcatttgaatattttaaaacaatcgtggtaggttttttttcttgagtaacttttgcaaatttattCAACAGCGTGATCATTTGGTTACTCATGGACACGGGAATATACACAAAATTCCTCTGGGGTTCTCGCATTTGTCTGGCTCGCTTTACCGCTTTTCCTGGTGATGATTTTCGGCACGGAATAAACCAAGGAGTCCTCGTCTCTCTGAGAAAACAAGACGCATGTGCCATGAAAAGAAGATGAAAACCTGCTGAATTCTTTTTTTCTACTTACTTGCTTCACATGACTGGACGTTTCTTCATGGGTTTGCGAACAAGCTAAACGATCGGGAGAAAAAATGCATCAAAGCAATCATTAGCGAG
The sequence above is drawn from the Syngnathus scovelli strain Florida chromosome 1, RoL_Ssco_1.2, whole genome shotgun sequence genome and encodes:
- the LOC137840556 gene encoding uncharacterized protein, producing MQTALHLLILLIPYGGCTSGPTFTTEMTAVGQNASLECLRDDTTVREVLFWIRLVSGTFPEFLGHITPGDFTRQESSKSGRRVTVKQEPGKFVLQISQVQKSDTALYYCFKWTSWIHDVIFLKGIFLQVKDFPEAKTSVFDVTHDLLSDEIHPGPSMTSRCSVVSRSGSKTCADGHNVYWLRAGPEDSNPHFIYAHDECEKVANGSIQKCVQAFPNNVSAGTYSCAVATCGHVFMAKATKAIIKDSSKSDIPRSVIFVLGSAVALSWIISTFLICKIKTEGCFYCKGKRTCTGSLQMQKLFGIILTQSVKLGPSKATVLHVKAVPLITCDLEKN
- the LOC125986627 gene encoding uncharacterized protein, with the protein product MQTALHLLILLIPYGGCTSGPTFTTEMTAVGQNASLECLRDDTTVREVLFWIRLVSGTLPQFLGHNAPGDFTRQESSKSGRRVTVKQEPGKFVLQISQVQKSDTALYYCFKWTPWIHDVIFLKGIFLQVKDFPEAKTSVFAVTHDLLSDEIHPGPSMTSRCSVVSRSGSKTCADGHNVYWLRAGPEDSNPNFIYAHDECKKVAKGSMQECVHSFPNNVSAGTYSCAVATCGHVFMAKATKVIIKDGSKCDMPRSVIFVLGSAVALSWIISAILIWKLMTKGCCYCKACRQTREETCSGAQQRTEDTLVYSAPTIVARKSGKASQTKVRKNEDFSTYTDVCLREA
- the LOC125986728 gene encoding contactin-3-like isoform X2 — translated: MTVWIDNTRVGLAFTMTAGLTALVLLSAPSLIQALEPVSLVSVEVGLNVTFACSRTENTGDIFYWFKIKVGYVIETIVEGYFGELILRSHFQNGRFTSWHTGDVYFLNIANVNKEDEATYTCQAGTSYSMRFIGSTHLLVKGPMHESFNVKQIPQAMSVEAGQSVTLQCSILSESKENNSLCPGECSVYWFKSGSQDSSSHIIYTEADDEKAQGSCVYHLFKLIQNSSDSGTYHCAVATCGQILFGQGTHVEIQQDLKPVGIVLGTLLASSVIVVAVVTI
- the LOC125986728 gene encoding contactin-3-like isoform X1, with the protein product MTVWIDNTRVGLAFTMTAGLTALVLLSAPSLIQALEPVSLVSVEVGLNVTFACSRTENTGDIFYWFKIKVGYVIETIVEGYFGELILRSHFQNGRFTSWHTGDVYFLNIANVNKEDEATYTCQAGTSYSMRFIGSTHLLVKGPMHESFNVKQIPQAMSVEAGQSVTLQCSILSESKENNSLCPGECSVYWFKSGSQDSSSHIIYTEADDEKAQGSCVYHLFKLIQNSSDSGTYHCAVATCGQILFGQGTHVEIRMYFKLEISTQCHRLQHLKEHLGNKWFSQK